A DNA window from Gossypium raimondii isolate GPD5lz unplaced genomic scaffold, ASM2569854v1 Contig00268, whole genome shotgun sequence contains the following coding sequences:
- the LOC105796868 gene encoding major strawberry allergen Fra a 1.05, with product MGVFTYESEVITAIPPAKMFKACIVDGDTLIPKIVPQAFKTVEYIEGNGEPGSIKKVTFGEGSQFNYMKEKVEALDKDKLVYRYSVIEGDALMNKLEKITYETKLEASPGGGSICKTSSKYYTIGDFEITEEGIKAGKEKALQIFKAVEAYLLANPDQC from the exons ATGGGTGTTTTCACATATGAATCTGAGGTTATTACAGCAATCCCACCAGCCAAGATGTTTAAGGCTTGCATCGTTGATGGTGACACTCTCATTCCCAAGATTGTTCCTCAGGCTTTTAAGACCGTTGAGTACATTGAAGGCAATGGTGAGCCTGGTAGCATCAAGAAGGTCACTTTTGGAGAAG GAAGCCAGTTCAATTATATGAAGGAGAAAGTGGAAGCATTAGACAAAGATAAATTAGTGTACAGGTACAGTGTGATTGAAGGGGATGCATTGATGAACAAACTGGAGAAAATCACTTACGAAACCAAGTTGGAGGCATCACCGGGTGGGGGATCCATTTGTAAGACCAGCAGTAAATATTACACCATTGGTGACTTTGAGATCACAGAAGAAGGAATCAAGGCTGGCAAAGAAAAAGCCTTGCAAATATTCAAGGCTGTTGAAGCTTATCTCCTGGCAAATCCTGACCAATGTTGA